Proteins co-encoded in one Arachis hypogaea cultivar Tifrunner chromosome 13, arahy.Tifrunner.gnm2.J5K5, whole genome shotgun sequence genomic window:
- the LOC112735132 gene encoding uncharacterized protein translates to MSFDKRSRNSTNDLEVSWFELYPSWLEYSIEDDVVYCLPCYLFAMESSINTGSNAFIENGFRNWKKVNSGKDCPLLNHIGKGPNSFYHRATKSCDDLMKQSQHVDTLMKRKTSEKIENHRRRLGVSIDCIRWLTFQGCAYRGHDESLSSDNRGKFIELLKFLGSYNSSVQKLVLENAPRFAKYTSSDVQKEILYVLTTMVRNSIRKDIRDAKFCIIIDEARDEFKKEQMAIVLRFVDVDGFVRERFFDLVHVSDTSALTLKKELLSVLSIYNLQIENIRG, encoded by the coding sequence ATGTCATTTGATAAGAGATCCAGGAATTCGACCAATGATTTGGAAGTTTCTTGGTTTGAATTATATCCTTCATGGTTAGAGTATTCTATTGAAGATGATGTTGTATATTGTTTACCATGCTACCTATTTGCTATGGAATCTTCAATCAATACAGGTTCAAATGCTTTCATTGAAAACGGCTTCAGGAATTGGAAGAAGGTAAATAGTGGAAAAGATTGTCCTCTTTTGAATCACATTGGCAAAGGCCCCAATTCGTTCTATCATAGGGCAACGAAATCATGTGATGATTTGATGAAGCAATCACAACATGTTGATACACTTATGAAACGAAAAacatcagagaaaattgagaatcATCGACGTAGACTTGGAGTATCTATTGATTGTATTAGATGGTTGACTTTTCAAGGTTGCGCTTATAGAGGCCATGATGAAAGCTTGAGTTCAGATAATCGAGGTAAATTTATTGAATTGTTAAAGTTTTTGGGTTCTTATAATAGTAGTGTTCAGAAGCTTGTTTTGGAAAATGCTCCTAGATTTGCTAAATATACTTCAAGTGATGTTCAGAAAGAAATTCTATATGTTCTTACTACAATGGTAAGAAACTCAATTAGAAAGGATATTAGAGATGCCAAATTTTGTATTATCATTGATGAAGCTCGTGATGAATTTAAAAAAGAGCAAATGGCTATTGTTTTGAGATTTGTTGATGTGGATGGTTTTGTTCGTGAACGCTTCTTTGATCTTGTACATGTTAGTGATACTAGTGCCTTGACTTTGAAAAAAGAGTTGCTGTCTGTGCTTTCTATTTATAATCTCCAAATTGAAAATATTCGAGGTTAG